A single window of Kiloniellales bacterium DNA harbors:
- the pstC gene encoding phosphate ABC transporter permease subunit PstC has translation MSSTLLVIVVLLALSSIGYGLGRRRAFSVSSGHSAALHSRPQYYGFYVALWAALPSFFLVGLWLIFESYVVDLMLRANIAPLTQDLEESEIRLLMSQIKNLALANIPPANPAPEVITAAENYVAMLDQSAHLRSLLAFAAAIAGLAIGARAISPRLRARNQVERAVTVLMVIASTIAILTTVGIVLSLFFEAWRFFTKVPWYEFVFGLHWSPQTALRADQVGASGSFGAIPLFAGTMLITLIAMAVAVPIGLMSAIYMSEYAPPKIRATAKPMLEILAGVPTVVYGFFAALTVAPFFRNTGDAIGLTVASESALAAGVVMGIMIIPFVSSLSDDVMNAVPQTLRDGAYALGATKSETIKQVIMPAALPGIVGGVLLAVSRAIGETMIVVMAAGLAANLTANPLEAVTTVTVQIVTLLVGDQEFDSAKTLAAFALGLVLFVLTLSLNVVALRIVRKYREKYD, from the coding sequence ATGTCCTCCACCCTGCTGGTGATCGTCGTGCTCCTCGCGCTCAGCTCGATCGGCTACGGGCTGGGCCGAAGGCGGGCCTTCTCGGTGAGCAGCGGCCACAGCGCGGCGCTTCATTCGCGGCCGCAGTACTATGGCTTCTACGTCGCCCTCTGGGCCGCGCTGCCCTCCTTCTTCCTGGTCGGCCTCTGGCTCATTTTCGAGTCCTACGTCGTGGATCTCATGCTGCGCGCGAACATCGCGCCGCTGACGCAGGACCTGGAAGAGAGCGAGATCCGCCTCCTGATGAGCCAGATCAAGAATCTGGCGCTGGCCAACATTCCGCCGGCCAACCCGGCGCCCGAGGTGATCACGGCCGCAGAGAACTACGTCGCGATGCTCGATCAGAGCGCGCACCTGCGCAGCCTTCTCGCGTTCGCGGCGGCCATCGCCGGCCTGGCGATCGGCGCGCGCGCGATCAGCCCGCGCCTGCGCGCCCGCAACCAGGTGGAGCGGGCGGTCACCGTGCTGATGGTTATCGCCTCGACCATCGCGATCCTGACCACGGTCGGCATCGTGCTCTCGCTTTTCTTCGAGGCCTGGCGGTTCTTCACCAAGGTGCCCTGGTACGAGTTCGTGTTCGGCCTGCACTGGAGCCCGCAGACCGCCCTGCGCGCCGATCAGGTGGGCGCCTCGGGCTCGTTCGGCGCGATTCCGCTGTTCGCCGGTACGATGCTGATCACCCTCATCGCCATGGCGGTCGCGGTGCCGATCGGCCTGATGTCGGCGATCTACATGTCGGAGTACGCCCCGCCGAAGATCCGCGCCACGGCCAAGCCCATGCTCGAGATCCTGGCCGGCGTGCCGACCGTGGTCTACGGCTTCTTCGCCGCCTTGACCGTCGCCCCCTTCTTCCGCAACACCGGCGACGCGATCGGCCTGACGGTCGCCTCGGAATCGGCCCTGGCCGCCGGCGTGGTCATGGGGATCATGATCATCCCCTTCGTATCGTCCCTGTCGGACGACGTGATGAACGCCGTGCCCCAGACCCTGCGCGACGGGGCCTATGCGCTGGGCGCGACCAAGTCCGAGACGATCAAGCAGGTCATCATGCCGGCGGCGCTGCCGGGCATCGTCGGCGGCGTCCTGCTCGCGGTCAGCCGCGCCATCGGCGAGACCATGATCGTCGTCATGGCCGCCGGCCTGGCGGCCAACCTGACCGCCAACCCGCTGGAGGCGGTCACCACGGTGACGGTCCAGATCGTCACCCTGCTGGTCGGCGACCAGGAATTCGACAGCGCCAAGACGCTGGCCGCCTTCGCCCTCGGCCTGGTGCTCTTCGTGCTGACCCTTTCGCTCAACGTCGTCGCGCTCCGTATCGTCCGCAAATACCGAGAGAAGTATGACTGA